A window from Staphylococcus succinus encodes these proteins:
- a CDS encoding ATP-binding protein has translation MSRLNNVVIKLWLTIIFIVTTVLILLSATLVTFIQSYFTQETEDSLLKDAKRISQLVATSDNKATAVEHSRKLIEGPVGLIIMNDKHMPNNNQDVTKRKMFKEIKSNKDYNRVFDEGKQISEHVPVSVNGQQRTYVLIGYPSKNLNANNEKGNNYSGVFIYQDLKTLEDTNNLITIIILVIAIISLAITTVFAFFLSSRITKPLRNLRTQALKVSKGDYSQIVPVNSRDEIGELSRAFNTMSSEIQQHIDALSSSKNIRDSLINSMVEGVLGFNDKKEIILSNDMAQNIIQILDDYSLDKLDRQKELTFKDQKTQFEEYEINTRYFVIITSYIEQIQPDGTSGIVAVIRDMTNEHNMDQMKKDFIANVSHELRTPISLLQGYTESIVDGIVTEPDEIHESLSIVLDETKRLNRLVNELLNVARMDAEGLTVDKKVQPIDRLLNKMQLKYQKLALDLELSIDLNPNTDGELWFYDSDRIEQVLTNLIDNATRYTDPGDSITISCGETDTENILYITDTGSGIAPEHLQQVFDRFYKVDASRKRGKQGTGLGLFICRMIIDGHDGSIDVKSELSKGTQFIIKLPKVNTDK, from the coding sequence ATGAGCCGACTCAATAATGTAGTTATAAAACTGTGGTTAACTATTATTTTTATAGTAACGACAGTTTTAATTTTACTTAGCGCAACGCTAGTTACGTTTATACAGTCTTATTTTACGCAAGAAACCGAAGACTCTTTACTTAAAGATGCTAAACGGATTAGCCAATTAGTTGCAACATCAGATAACAAAGCCACAGCAGTTGAACATAGTCGGAAACTTATCGAAGGACCAGTCGGTTTGATTATTATGAATGACAAACATATGCCCAATAATAATCAAGATGTGACTAAGAGAAAAATGTTCAAAGAAATCAAATCGAACAAGGATTACAATCGCGTATTTGATGAAGGCAAGCAAATTTCAGAACACGTGCCAGTTAGTGTCAATGGGCAGCAACGTACTTATGTGCTCATTGGTTATCCTTCAAAAAATTTAAATGCAAATAACGAGAAAGGCAACAACTATAGCGGAGTGTTTATATATCAAGATTTAAAAACGCTCGAAGATACAAATAATCTCATTACAATTATTATTTTAGTCATTGCAATTATATCTTTAGCAATAACAACTGTATTTGCCTTTTTCTTATCTTCTAGGATTACTAAGCCTTTACGTAATTTAAGAACACAAGCTTTGAAAGTTTCAAAAGGCGATTATTCACAAATCGTTCCAGTAAATTCTCGGGATGAAATCGGTGAATTATCTCGCGCTTTTAATACAATGAGCTCAGAAATACAACAACATATAGATGCACTATCTTCTTCCAAAAATATTCGAGATAGTTTGATTAATTCAATGGTTGAAGGGGTATTAGGCTTTAATGATAAAAAAGAGATTATCCTTTCTAATGACATGGCTCAAAATATTATTCAAATACTTGATGATTATTCTTTAGATAAATTAGATAGACAAAAAGAGTTAACGTTTAAAGATCAAAAAACACAATTTGAAGAATATGAAATAAATACACGTTACTTTGTAATCATAACGAGTTACATTGAACAAATTCAACCAGATGGCACCAGTGGTATTGTTGCAGTAATACGTGATATGACAAATGAACATAACATGGATCAGATGAAAAAAGATTTCATTGCGAATGTGTCACATGAACTTCGCACGCCTATTTCTTTACTACAAGGATATACAGAATCAATTGTAGATGGCATTGTAACAGAACCCGATGAAATACATGAATCATTGTCTATTGTCTTAGATGAAACGAAACGTCTTAATAGATTGGTAAATGAATTGCTCAATGTTGCTCGTATGGATGCTGAGGGCCTAACAGTCGATAAAAAAGTACAGCCAATTGATAGACTATTGAATAAAATGCAACTCAAATATCAAAAACTAGCCTTAGATTTGGAATTAAGTATTGATTTAAATCCAAATACAGACGGTGAACTTTGGTTTTATGATTCGGATAGAATAGAGCAAGTGTTAACTAATCTAATCGATAACGCTACAAGATATACAGACCCTGGAGATTCGATTACTATTAGTTGTGGTGAAACGGACACCGAAAACATCTTATACATCACTGATACAGGTAGTGGCATTGCACCTGAACATTTACAACAAGTTTTTGATCGCTTTTACAAAGTAGATGCTTCACGTAAAAGAGGTAAACAAGGAACTGGGTTAGGTCTATTCATTTGTCGCATGATTATAGATGGTCACGATGGTAGCATCGATGTTAAAAGTGAACTTAGTAAGGGCACTCAATTTATCATTAAATTGCCTAAAGTCAATACAGATAAATAA
- a CDS encoding ECF transporter S component, with product MQQQNKRLITISMLSAVAFILMFIKFPIPFLPPYLTLDFSDVPALLATFTLGPVAGIIVEFIKNLLNFLFNVGDPVGPIANFLAATSFLITAYFVTKQKHNLKSLITGLTVATLVMTIVLSILNYFVLLPLYGMIMNLSHVVENIKIVIVSGVIPFNIIKGAIISFIFIILYRRLKNVLPK from the coding sequence ATGCAACAACAAAACAAACGACTTATTACAATAAGCATGTTGAGTGCTGTAGCTTTTATATTGATGTTTATAAAATTCCCAATACCTTTTTTACCACCTTATTTAACATTAGATTTTAGTGATGTGCCAGCGCTATTGGCTACTTTTACTTTAGGACCGGTAGCAGGTATTATAGTGGAATTTATTAAAAACTTATTGAACTTTTTATTTAATGTAGGTGACCCAGTAGGTCCAATAGCTAACTTCTTAGCTGCAACCAGCTTCTTGATTACTGCTTATTTCGTAACTAAACAAAAACATAATTTGAAATCTTTAATAACAGGTTTAACTGTGGCTACGTTAGTAATGACCATCGTATTAAGTATTTTAAACTATTTTGTATTATTACCGTTATATGGCATGATAATGAATTTATCCCATGTCGTTGAAAATATTAAAATAGTAATTGTTTCAGGTGTAATACCATTTAATATCATTAAAGGCGCTATTATTTCGTTCATATTTATTATTTTATATAGACGATTAAAAAATGTATTACCAAAATAA
- a CDS encoding ferredoxin, with amino-acid sequence MAKYTIVDMDTCIACGACGAAAPDIYDYDDEGIAYVILDDNKGTAEVPEELYEDMEDALEGCPTDSIKIEEESFDGDALKFE; translated from the coding sequence TTGGCTAAATATACAATTGTCGATATGGATACATGCATTGCATGTGGTGCTTGTGGTGCCGCTGCCCCTGATATATATGACTATGATGACGAAGGTATTGCATACGTAATACTAGACGACAATAAAGGTACAGCAGAAGTGCCCGAAGAATTATACGAAGATATGGAAGATGCATTAGAAGGTTGTCCAACTGATTCAATTAAGATTGAAGAAGAATCATTCGATGGAGATGCACTAAAATTTGAATAA
- a CDS encoding helix-turn-helix domain-containing protein: MYNIIQFTQTHAHSYKTEKSIFNIIIGKKSHQTFFDACSQQLLSLYHSMPNLKYPSFERYFTQDSAESNPNDSITTHPRHTYDSLMNTFKALQLLTQTISNTKHNIYQFIPITQHSTVHQKVKNVYNEIINNNLHENFIKELHALFEAIVTTNGTTYLHYYLQGYEESMYTRQQVSLIEDISQERLFELEMIDLVTLLYTIENKEKHPILHKLIVLPTILNKTEQTYKGLQQGLDFEQLAVQQQVKINTIEDHILELFIKGYIKDYTNYLETTNYIEFLKYYETHRNQRLREYKALFPNLSYFNIKLVIVGIERGELNVTT, translated from the coding sequence ATGTATAATATAATTCAATTTACACAAACTCACGCACATAGTTATAAAACAGAAAAAAGTATATTTAATATTATCATAGGAAAAAAATCACATCAAACCTTTTTTGATGCGTGTAGCCAACAATTACTATCATTATATCACAGCATGCCTAACTTAAAATATCCGTCATTCGAGCGATATTTTACTCAAGATAGTGCAGAAAGTAATCCAAACGATAGTATTACAACACATCCTCGACATACCTATGATAGTTTGATGAATACGTTTAAAGCATTACAACTTTTAACACAAACTATTTCCAATACTAAACATAATATATATCAATTTATACCTATTACTCAACATAGTACTGTACACCAGAAAGTTAAAAATGTATATAACGAAATAATTAATAATAACTTACATGAAAATTTTATTAAAGAGCTTCATGCATTATTTGAAGCAATCGTTACTACTAATGGCACAACCTATTTACATTATTATTTACAGGGTTATGAAGAAAGCATGTATACCAGACAGCAAGTCAGTTTAATCGAAGACATTTCACAAGAGCGCTTATTTGAACTCGAAATGATTGATTTGGTTACATTATTATATACTATTGAAAATAAAGAAAAGCACCCAATTTTACATAAACTTATCGTTTTACCAACCATATTAAATAAAACTGAACAAACGTATAAAGGATTACAACAAGGGTTAGATTTTGAGCAACTTGCTGTGCAACAACAAGTAAAAATAAATACAATTGAAGATCATATATTAGAATTATTTATCAAAGGCTATATTAAGGATTATACAAATTACCTTGAAACGACAAACTATATAGAATTTTTGAAATACTATGAAACACACCGTAATCAAAGATTACGCGAATATAAAGCGCTGTTTCCAAATCTTAGCTACTTTAACATTAAATTAGTGATTGTTGGCATAGAAAGGGGAGAATTAAATGTTACAACATGA
- a CDS encoding RecQ family ATP-dependent DNA helicase: MLQHELKKWFGFESFKPGQQEIIESVIADKDTLGILPTGSGKSLCYQLPTYIKQQPTLIISPLISLMDDQVMQLKSHGEHKVSCIHSGMDEDERRLNINALSNSRFIYLSPEFILQPQNFKLIKTLNIGMVVLDEAHCLSEWGYDFRPHYALIGKIINQFPKAAVLALTATAPPHLTFDLNQMLNKTFHVIKTSMNRDNISLTHKNFPDDDEKLKWLLPALETTGPTIIYVSSKKTCLNLAKEIYNYGFLTGIYHGDLSYQERHTVQHQFINNEIPIIVATSAFGMGINKKDIRTIIHYHLSTSPSNYMQEIGRAGRDGTHSQAISLFQPDDSFLLETLLFTDMISSDDINAFEIGTFLPPDKQDILEILNSYYSFSQLRTIFEATYQRKRKGYIRMLGYKNLDQCRRSYMMEFFGESIEEKPNQCCDNDSELHSIHHLNRKKVKRKINYTEKLQNLFE, encoded by the coding sequence ATGTTACAACATGAGCTGAAAAAATGGTTTGGGTTTGAATCGTTTAAACCTGGCCAACAAGAAATTATAGAAAGTGTAATTGCTGATAAAGATACGCTCGGTATTTTGCCTACAGGAAGTGGTAAAAGTCTTTGTTATCAATTACCTACATATATAAAACAACAACCCACACTCATTATTTCTCCACTCATATCTCTAATGGATGACCAAGTGATGCAACTTAAGTCACATGGAGAACATAAAGTCAGTTGTATTCATTCTGGTATGGATGAAGATGAAAGAAGGTTAAATATCAACGCTTTATCAAACAGCCGCTTTATCTATTTAAGTCCAGAATTTATTTTACAGCCACAAAATTTCAAACTTATTAAAACATTGAATATTGGGATGGTTGTCTTAGATGAAGCGCACTGTTTATCAGAATGGGGATATGATTTCAGACCCCATTATGCACTTATTGGTAAAATTATTAATCAATTTCCTAAAGCGGCAGTGCTCGCTTTAACTGCGACAGCGCCACCACATTTAACATTTGATTTAAATCAAATGTTAAATAAAACATTCCATGTTATTAAAACGAGTATGAATAGAGATAACATTTCATTAACGCATAAAAATTTTCCTGATGACGATGAGAAATTAAAGTGGTTGTTACCAGCATTAGAAACAACAGGACCTACAATTATTTATGTATCATCTAAAAAGACATGTCTAAACTTAGCAAAGGAAATTTATAATTATGGTTTTTTGACTGGAATTTATCATGGTGATTTATCTTATCAAGAGCGACACACGGTGCAACATCAATTTATTAATAACGAAATCCCTATCATAGTTGCCACAAGTGCCTTTGGTATGGGGATCAATAAAAAAGATATACGAACAATTATTCACTATCATTTATCCACAAGCCCCTCTAATTATATGCAAGAAATTGGTAGGGCTGGCAGAGATGGTACGCATAGCCAAGCAATTAGTCTGTTTCAGCCGGATGACAGTTTTTTACTCGAAACTTTATTATTTACGGATATGATTTCCTCTGATGATATCAATGCTTTTGAAATAGGTACTTTTCTACCTCCAGATAAGCAAGATATTCTAGAAATATTAAATAGCTACTATTCTTTTTCTCAGCTAAGAACAATTTTTGAAGCGACATATCAACGTAAACGTAAAGGGTATATAAGAATGCTAGGTTATAAAAATTTAGATCAATGTAGAAGGTCATATATGATGGAGTTTTTTGGTGAGTCTATTGAAGAGAAGCCGAATCAATGCTGCGATAATGATTCTGAATTACATTCAATTCATCATTTAAACCGTAAAAAAGTAAAAAGAAAAATAAATTATACTGAAAAGTTACAAAATTTGTTTGAATAA
- a CDS encoding LysM peptidoglycan-binding domain-containing protein: protein MNLSNNNFKDDFEKNRQSIDPKEHPDNNNDSVNNSVDNVKEEVSDKSDEQFPPRNAQRRQRRRDTATHQNSQEQPEQDEQHEDVQDESNQHQDAHSSSNSQSEYEDNDHSRDNNLNQTSKNERQTNDVNEDHSEVDTHVQNDNESSKKGAAVAGGAAATGAGAYAASKHDGKQESQVDDNEHNKGQRESNDTQDNQEDNDSRVHEDENLDTNQKGSKTKGAAVAGGAAAGAGTSEAGKHKDQAPQDSKENSENQSNNERQQDNQEGNDSRESEDKNSDDSRKGSKTKGAAVAGGAAAAGAGAYAASKHKDKDANKEEKSEQNNKDKSSTNKKGATAGAAAAGAGAAGAGHSNGNGGNGGNNSNHNNNDDDKNKKKKGGLLGKLLPILAAILILAAIGIFGGMALTGNNDDNSKNDDQKTADNKDKKSDSDKDKDKAKDSDSNKDNDKANNDDKDKAASSSDDNTSSDSDSASSEGNSSADNSSSDQGNADSQSSENSGSTEQSDSQSTTTGGSTDQSDSQSTQNNQSGQNQTDQSQSSQSDAQNNSSSSQAQDSQQSSDQSNSTSGQRTHVVNGQNLYRIAIQYYGEGTPENVEKIRAANNIQGNDIHNGQRLVIPQ, encoded by the coding sequence ATGAATTTGTCTAACAACAATTTTAAAGATGATTTTGAGAAAAATCGTCAATCCATTGATCCAAAAGAACATCCAGACAATAACAACGATTCAGTTAACAACTCAGTTGACAATGTAAAAGAGGAAGTGTCTGATAAATCAGATGAACAATTTCCTCCTAGAAATGCACAACGTAGACAACGCAGACGTGATACTGCAACGCATCAAAATTCACAAGAACAGCCTGAACAAGACGAACAACATGAGGATGTTCAAGACGAATCAAATCAACATCAAGATGCACATTCATCATCAAACTCACAAAGTGAATATGAAGACAATGATCATTCACGTGATAACAACTTAAATCAAACGTCTAAAAATGAACGTCAAACAAATGATGTGAATGAAGACCATTCTGAAGTTGATACTCATGTACAAAATGATAATGAATCCAGCAAAAAAGGTGCCGCTGTAGCCGGTGGTGCTGCCGCGACTGGCGCTGGTGCATATGCAGCTAGTAAGCACGATGGCAAGCAAGAATCACAAGTTGATGACAATGAGCATAATAAAGGTCAACGAGAATCTAATGACACACAAGACAATCAAGAAGATAATGATTCACGCGTACATGAAGATGAAAATCTAGATACAAATCAAAAGGGCTCTAAGACAAAAGGTGCTGCTGTAGCTGGTGGTGCTGCCGCTGGAGCGGGTACATCTGAAGCTGGCAAACATAAAGATCAAGCGCCGCAAGATAGTAAAGAAAATAGTGAGAATCAATCAAATAATGAACGTCAACAAGACAATCAAGAAGGTAATGATTCGCGCGAATCTGAAGATAAGAATTCGGATGATAGCCGAAAAGGTTCTAAAACAAAAGGTGCCGCTGTAGCTGGTGGTGCTGCCGCTGCAGGCGCTGGTGCATATGCAGCTAGTAAACATAAAGACAAAGATGCAAATAAAGAAGAAAAATCAGAGCAAAATAATAAAGATAAAAGTTCTACTAATAAAAAAGGTGCTACTGCTGGTGCCGCTGCCGCAGGTGCAGGCGCTGCTGGAGCAGGTCATTCAAATGGTAATGGCGGTAACGGCGGAAATAATAGTAACCACAACAATAACGATGATGATAAAAATAAAAAGAAAAAAGGTGGCTTATTAGGTAAGCTATTACCTATATTAGCTGCAATTTTAATATTAGCTGCAATCGGAATTTTCGGTGGCATGGCTTTAACTGGCAACAATGATGATAATAGTAAAAACGATGATCAAAAAACAGCAGATAATAAAGATAAAAAATCAGATTCAGATAAAGACAAAGATAAAGCAAAAGATTCAGATTCTAACAAAGATAATGACAAAGCGAATAATGATGATAAAGACAAAGCCGCATCTTCTTCTGATGACAATACTAGTTCAGATTCTGATAGTGCTTCATCAGAAGGTAATAGTAGCGCTGATAATTCTTCATCTGACCAAGGTAATGCTGATTCGCAAAGTTCAGAAAATAGTGGTTCAACTGAGCAATCAGACTCACAAAGCACGACAACTGGGGGATCAACTGATCAATCAGATTCACAAAGTACACAAAATAATCAAAGTGGACAAAACCAAACAGATCAAAGTCAAAGTAGTCAATCAGACGCTCAAAACAATAGTTCTTCAAGCCAAGCACAAGATAGCCAACAAAGTAGCGATCAATCAAACAGCACTTCTGGTCAAAGAACACATGTTGTAAACGGTCAAAACTTATACAGAATTGCAATTCAATACTATGGTGAAGGTACACCAGAAAATGTTGAAAAAATTAGAGCAGCGAATAACATTCAAGGTAACGACATTCATAATGGACAACGCTTAGTTATTCCACAATAA
- the ypdA gene encoding bacillithiol disulfide reductase YpdA, whose product MQTVESIIIGGGPCGLSAAIEQKKKGIDTLVIEKGNVVDAIYNYPTHQTFFSSSDKLSIGDIPFIVEDSKPHRNQALVYYRAVVKYHQLRINAFEEVLTVKKINNRFTITTTEDVYQCRFLTVATGYYGHHNSLEVEGAELPKVKHYFKEAHPYFDQNVVVIGGKNSAVDAALELEKAGANVTVIYRGSDYPKAIKPWILPNFESLVRHEKIEMAFNSNVTKITEDSVVYEQDNQSIEIPNDYVFAMIGYHPDYEFLESIGIDINTNAFGTAPVYNKETYETNVENCYIAGVIAAGNDANTIFIENGKYHGGIITQSILSKKQTPLES is encoded by the coding sequence ATGCAAACAGTTGAAAGTATAATCATTGGTGGCGGTCCTTGTGGATTAAGTGCTGCTATTGAACAAAAGAAAAAAGGTATAGACACATTAGTGATTGAAAAAGGAAATGTTGTAGACGCAATATACAATTATCCTACACATCAAACATTCTTTTCATCCAGTGATAAGCTTAGTATTGGGGATATTCCATTTATAGTAGAAGATAGCAAACCACACCGAAATCAGGCTCTAGTATATTACAGAGCTGTGGTTAAGTATCATCAATTGCGTATCAATGCTTTTGAAGAAGTCCTCACAGTGAAAAAAATTAATAACCGATTTACAATTACAACAACAGAAGATGTCTATCAATGTAGATTCCTTACTGTTGCCACTGGTTATTATGGTCATCATAATTCACTTGAAGTTGAAGGTGCTGAATTACCTAAAGTTAAACATTACTTCAAAGAAGCGCACCCGTATTTTGATCAAAACGTCGTTGTTATTGGTGGTAAGAACTCGGCAGTTGATGCAGCTTTAGAATTAGAAAAAGCAGGTGCCAATGTCACTGTGATTTATCGTGGTTCAGACTATCCTAAAGCGATAAAACCGTGGATATTACCAAATTTTGAGTCACTAGTACGTCATGAAAAAATAGAGATGGCATTCAATTCAAATGTGACAAAAATCACTGAAGATAGTGTGGTTTATGAACAAGATAATCAAAGCATTGAGATTCCGAATGATTACGTTTTTGCAATGATTGGCTATCATCCTGATTATGAATTCTTGGAATCTATAGGTATTGATATTAATACAAATGCATTTGGCACTGCACCCGTTTACAATAAAGAAACTTATGAAACAAATGTTGAAAATTGTTATATAGCAGGTGTCATAGCAGCTGGTAATGATGCAAACACTATTTTTATTGAAAATGGTAAATACCATGGTGGTATAATTACACAAAGTATTTTATCCAAAAAGCAAACACCTTTAGAATCATAA
- a CDS encoding asparaginase, which translates to MKKLLVIHTGGTISMSQDESNKVVTNEDNPISNHQDVIKQYADVTEITPFNVPSPHMNIQYVEKLKDIIEDASINSEYDGFVITHGTDTLEETAYLLDLTINISKPIAITGAMRSSNEIGSDGLYNFISAIRVATSEESLDMGVMVVFNDEIHTARNVTKTHTSNTNTFQSPNHGPLGVVTKNSVQFHHKPYEHLILNDINHNLNIPLVKAYMGMNSDVLTFHSEQKVDGIIIEALGQGNLPPTCIDGLDKCLEKDIPIILVSRSFNGIVGPIYAYEGGGVTLANKGVIFSNGLNGPKARLKLLVGLSNALSMEQLKQYFESQL; encoded by the coding sequence ATGAAAAAACTTCTGGTCATACATACAGGTGGTACCATAAGCATGTCACAAGATGAATCAAATAAAGTTGTGACAAATGAAGATAATCCAATATCCAATCATCAAGATGTCATTAAGCAATATGCTGATGTAACCGAAATAACACCATTTAATGTCCCATCGCCACATATGAATATTCAGTATGTTGAAAAATTGAAAGACATTATTGAGGATGCATCAATAAACAGTGAATATGATGGTTTTGTAATCACACACGGTACGGATACTTTAGAAGAAACAGCATATTTGCTAGATTTGACTATAAATATTTCTAAACCTATAGCAATAACAGGTGCGATGCGTTCCTCTAACGAGATTGGTTCTGATGGATTATACAACTTTATTTCAGCAATTAGAGTTGCAACGAGTGAGGAGTCATTAGATATGGGCGTAATGGTTGTATTTAATGATGAAATTCATACTGCTAGAAATGTAACTAAAACACACACCTCAAATACTAACACTTTCCAAAGCCCTAATCATGGCCCTCTAGGTGTAGTTACTAAAAACAGCGTACAATTTCATCATAAACCATACGAACATTTGATTCTAAATGATATAAATCATAATTTAAATATACCTTTAGTTAAAGCTTATATGGGGATGAATAGTGATGTTCTCACATTTCACAGTGAGCAGAAAGTTGATGGTATTATCATCGAAGCTTTAGGTCAAGGTAATTTGCCACCAACATGTATCGATGGTTTAGATAAGTGCTTAGAAAAAGACATCCCTATCATTCTTGTATCTAGATCATTTAATGGTATCGTCGGTCCGATTTATGCTTATGAAGGTGGTGGCGTTACATTAGCAAACAAAGGCGTAATTTTTTCGAATGGATTAAACGGTCCTAAAGCAAGATTAAAACTTTTAGTCGGTTTAAGTAATGCATTGAGTATGGAACAATTAAAGCAATATTTTGAATCTCAATTATAA
- the cmk gene encoding (d)CMP kinase → MKLINIALDGPAAAGKSTIAKLVAAKLSMIYVDTGAMYRALTYKYLQQNKTEDFDQLINTSELALTYEEGKGQRVILDHKDVTDYLRENDVTNNVSYVASKEPVRTFAVKKQQELAAKKGIVMDGRDIGTVVLPDADLKVYMIASVEERAIRRQKDNELRGIESTVEQLEQEIAERDHYDMNREISPLKKADDAITLDTTGKDIDTVTNEILKMVDAI, encoded by the coding sequence ATGAAACTAATTAATATTGCATTAGATGGACCTGCAGCTGCAGGAAAAAGTACAATAGCAAAGCTCGTTGCTGCTAAATTATCTATGATTTACGTAGATACAGGTGCAATGTACCGCGCTTTAACGTATAAATATTTACAGCAAAATAAAACTGAAGACTTTGATCAACTTATAAACACTTCTGAATTAGCGTTAACTTATGAAGAAGGTAAAGGCCAAAGGGTTATATTAGATCATAAGGATGTCACAGATTACTTGAGAGAAAATGATGTCACAAACAACGTTTCTTACGTAGCTTCTAAAGAACCAGTAAGAACTTTTGCGGTCAAGAAACAACAAGAACTTGCTGCGAAAAAAGGTATAGTAATGGATGGTAGAGATATAGGTACGGTCGTTTTACCAGATGCAGATTTAAAAGTTTATATGATTGCTTCTGTGGAAGAGCGTGCAATACGTAGACAAAAAGATAATGAACTCAGAGGTATCGAATCCACAGTAGAACAACTTGAACAAGAAATAGCTGAGCGAGATCATTATGATATGAATCGTGAAATTTCACCATTGAAAAAAGCGGATGATGCAATTACGCTTGATACAACTGGAAAAGACATAGACACAGTTACAAATGAAATTTTAAAAATGGTTGATGCAATCTGA
- the rpsA gene encoding 30S ribosomal protein S1: MTEEFNESMINDIKEGDKVTGEVLEIEEKQVIVHVNGSKFNGIIPISQLSTHHIDNPSDAVKVGDEIGAYVTKVEYDEENETGAYILSKRQLETEKSYEFLQEQLDNNETIEAKVTEVVKGGLVVDVGQRGFVPASLISTDFIEDFSDFEGQILKLKVEELDPANNRVILSRKAVEALENAEKKEALLDSLNENDVIEGTVARLTNFGAFVDIGGVDGLVHVSELSHEHVKSPEDVVAIGDKVKVKVKSIDKDSERISLSIKDTLPSPFESIKGEFNEGDVIEGKVVRLADFGAFVEIKPGVQGLVHISEISHKHIGTPSEALEPGQVVSVKVLSVDIESERISLSIKATLPSEDVIESDKETTKSYLDSSSDEEDNPTLGDVFGDKLKDFKF; encoded by the coding sequence ATGACTGAAGAATTTAACGAATCAATGATTAATGATATTAAAGAAGGGGACAAAGTTACTGGCGAGGTTCTTGAAATTGAAGAAAAGCAAGTAATTGTGCACGTTAATGGTAGTAAATTTAACGGAATCATCCCTATAAGTCAACTTTCTACGCATCATATCGACAATCCAAGTGATGCAGTTAAAGTTGGGGACGAAATTGGTGCATATGTTACTAAAGTAGAGTATGACGAAGAAAATGAGACAGGTGCATATATACTTTCTAAACGTCAACTTGAAACAGAAAAATCATATGAATTTTTACAAGAACAATTAGATAATAATGAAACAATTGAAGCTAAAGTTACAGAAGTCGTAAAAGGCGGATTAGTTGTAGATGTAGGCCAAAGAGGCTTTGTACCAGCTTCATTAATTTCAACTGACTTCATTGAGGATTTTTCTGATTTTGAAGGACAAATTTTAAAATTAAAAGTTGAAGAATTAGATCCTGCAAATAATCGTGTCATACTTAGTCGTAAAGCAGTAGAAGCTTTAGAAAACGCAGAGAAAAAAGAGGCATTATTAGATTCACTTAATGAAAATGATGTCATCGAAGGAACTGTAGCTCGCTTAACTAACTTTGGTGCATTTGTCGACATTGGTGGTGTAGATGGTCTTGTTCACGTTTCTGAATTATCACATGAACATGTCAAATCACCAGAAGATGTAGTTGCGATTGGAGATAAAGTTAAAGTCAAAGTTAAGTCAATAGATAAAGATTCTGAGCGAATCTCATTATCTATTAAAGACACGTTACCAAGTCCTTTCGAATCTATTAAAGGTGAATTCAACGAGGGCGATGTTATTGAAGGGAAAGTTGTAAGATTAGCTGACTTCGGTGCATTTGTTGAAATTAAACCTGGCGTTCAAGGTTTAGTGCATATTTCTGAAATAAGTCATAAACACATTGGCACACCTAGTGAAGCATTAGAGCCTGGTCAAGTTGTTAGTGTGAAAGTGCTTAGTGTTGATATTGAAAGTGAACGTATCTCATTATCTATTAAAGCTACATTACCTTCAGAAGATGTCATCGAAAGTGACAAAGAAACAACAAAATCTTATTTGGATAGTAGTTCTGATGAAGAAGATAATCCAACTTTAGGTGACGTATTCGGAGATAAATTAAAAGATTTTAAATTTTAA